A stretch of DNA from Fimbriimonadaceae bacterium:
TTGCGCACACTCGTCATTGCGACCGCCTCGATCGCCGCCTACCGCATCATCTTTGTCGGAGGTCAGACGAGCACATGACGGCCATTCTGACCCTCATCTATTGCTGGCTGCAGGAGTTCTTCTTCTCCCTCACCGATTGGGGCCTCGGGATCTGGGATTCGCTGCTCTCCGTGGCGGACAGCACGCTCGCCACCATCGGCACGGCAGGGCTCACCCTGCCGGTGATTCCCGATCAATATGCGTGGGTGCTGGGCGCGACGGGCATGAGTCAGGCGCTGGCCATCGTGGCGAGCGCCATGGGGACGCGGTTCATTCTGCAAACCATTCCATTTGTGCGGTGGGGCTCATGAACCAGCTCGTGATGGGGTGGGCCTATGCCTGGACCGTGGTCTTAGCCCTGTGGATCTGGGTGTATCTGAGGAGTCTTCGATGATCGAACTGTATGAAGGCGTGCCAGGCTCGGGGAAGTCGTACCACGCGATCTGCGAGAAGTTTCTGCCCTGGGTTCGCCAAGGGCGTCGGCTCTATATCGCGGTCGATGGCATCTATCTGGACCGGTTGTCCTTGTTTACGGGCATCGAGCTTTCCGCTCTCGAACAACAGATCACGATCTGGAAAGACTCCGTCGAAGTCTTGCAGGCGTTCCAACATGTCGAGCCCGGCTCGGCGGTGATTATCGACGAAGCACAAACCGTGTTCCGGTCCATGCAAAAGGTCGAGCCGGGCCTCCTGCGCTGGCTTGAAACCCATCGGCACTATGGCGTCGATATTCTGCTCATGAGCCAGGATTTCCGGCAGATGTCCCAAGGCGTCACCCGATTGATCGAAGCCACGGTGAAGTTTCGGAAACTCGCCTTTGTGGGTCTCGCAAAAAAGTATCAGGGTAAGGTGCGCGGGAACCCGGAAGATAACGAAGTGATTCGCGCCTTCGTGGGAACCTACTCACCGGCGATCTACGCCTACTATTCGAGTTATGCCTCGGCGGCGATTCGGGAAGAGCAACGCAGCCATACCGTCTTCAAGTCGGCACGGGTGGCCATCGGGATTGCCGCAGGCCTGTTTGCCATTGGCCTCATGTTCTGGCGGCCCTGGTCGTCCCTGAGTGCAACCAAGCCGACACCTGCCGCCGGATCGACCTCTATCCCGAACGTGGCGGCGGGGGCAGTCCCTTCCAGCTCTGCAAGCCTGCTCAACCCGTTGGGCGTAGCTCCGTCGGTGAGCACGACTCCGCCAGCACCCAGGCGCACCGTGCGAATCCTCGGCGGGGCCGGAATGAGTCAGAACCGTCAAGGCTGGCGCTATCTCTTGGACAGCGGCGAGATCCTCACGGCGGCGCAGATTACCGGACGGTACGGCCTCATGGTCTCTGAAGTCTATGAGGAGGGCTCGATGCGACTGATTGGCGAAGGGGTGTTGTATGGACCTGCCGGCGATTGAAGCGATGACCTATTTCACGGCGATCTTCTGGCTCGGTGGGTTTGCCGTGGGCCTGATTATCAAGTTGATTCTGCCTCAGAGCCACTGAGGCGCTCGACCGTCGGCGAGGAGTCCGACGGCGTGGGTGGACGTGACCACCAACAGCACAAGGAGGTGCCGTATGAGGGGATGGGGTTGGGTCAAAGGGCTTGGGGGCCTGCTCATGGCGTTCGTGTTCGCCCTGGGTGTCCCGGCGCTGTCGCAGGCGCAGTTGTTTCCGGTCTCGGCGGATGTGGCCACGGTGCGGGCCGATCTGCTCTTGTGGGCCACGGCCTTGATTGGCGTGGCACTGGCGATCTACGCCTTTAAGCGCGTTCGCGCCATTGTGGGCTAAGAGAGAGCCCATCGAGGCAGGCTGGCAGCAGCCTGCCTCCTTTTTCGCATCATATGACAGCATGAACAGGGTAACGACAAAGGAGTGCACGGATGACGGCGCAACAAATTCAAACGATCGGCAATGCGCTGGCTGCCGACCTGGTCGCCTGGGGAACGGCCGCGATTGGCCTCGCGCTGGTGGCCGCCGGGGCGGCTTGGGTGTTGCGGCTGCTGCGCTAAGCGCCGGGCCACCCCTGGTCGGCGAAGCTGTAGTAGCGTTCTTCGGCGAGGATGAGATGGTCCAGCAGCGGAATGCCAAACAGATCAGCCGCCTCGCGGAGCCGTTTGGTCAGGACGCGATCTTCTGGGCTGG
This window harbors:
- a CDS encoding DUF2523 domain-containing protein — its product is MTAILTLIYCWLQEFFFSLTDWGLGIWDSLLSVADSTLATIGTAGLTLPVIPDQYAWVLGATGMSQALAIVASAMGTRFILQTIPFVRWGS